One genomic window of Salmo salar chromosome ssa12, Ssal_v3.1, whole genome shotgun sequence includes the following:
- the usp49 gene encoding ubiquitin carboxyl-terminal hydrolase 49, translating into MDRCKHVGRLRLGHEHSILNSQKWRCMDCCTTESVWACLKCSHVACGRFMEEHSLKHFQESNHPLAMEVRELDVFCFACGDYVLNDNAEGDLKLLRGALSTVRSPGRRSLRSSAGGDCNPWVGESGPQPAMQTALWHRRKVLLGKMLRRWRNRQQEEQSQREEKLEQEKEEVRRQKNEMKRRLMGELANVPPRKSARLLTQAPRSTITLIPLKFRDPPERLPPPKKPSLLSLKPPSNGRTRKLKVRRYYSSHKATRRRLAPGVTGLRNLGNTCYMNSILQVLSHLQKFRECFLTLDMCESEELLAKTNQGVAGTVVGSGSAATPGCPLGRGMGKAASGGLPAVSKQSSPPCLNAAELVQPKEPRSSTRQQMSLCHELHTLFRVMWSGRWSLVSPFAMLHSVWNLIPAFRGYDQQDAQEFLCELLDKVQQELESEGSKRRIVIPITQRKLSKQVLKVLNTIFHGQLLSQVTCLSCKHKSNTVEPFWDLSLEFPERYHSTEKGSAASLANQRSCSLTEMLAKFTETEALEGSIYACNHCNRKRRKTSHKPLILSEACKQLLIYRLPQVLRLHLKRFRWSGRNHREKIGVHVAFDQVLNIEPYCCTDSGQSVHREGYTYDLSAVVMHHGKGFGSGHYTAYCYNTEGGFWVHCNDSEMNVCSVEEVCNTQAYILFYTQRSA; encoded by the exons ATGGACCGCTGTAAGCACGTGGGGCGTCTTCGCCTAGGCCACGAACACTCCATCCTTAACTCACAGAAATGGCGCTGCATGGACTGCTGCACCACCGAGTCAGTGTGGGCCTGTCTCAAGTGCTCTCACGTGGCCTGTGGCCGCTTCATGGAAGAGCACTCCCTCAAACACTTCCAGGAGTCAAACCACCCCCTGGCCATGGAAGTGCGGGAGCTGGACGTCTTCTGCTTCGCCTGTGGAGACTATGTGCTCAACGACAATGCTGAAGGAGACCTCAAGCTCCTGCGGGGGGCGCTCTCCACTGTGCGTAGCCCTGGCAGGCGCTCCCTGCGCTCCTCTGCAGGGGGTGACTGCAACCCCTGGGTGGGCGAGAGCGGGCCCCAGCCTGCCATGCAGACGGCCCTGTGGCACCGAAGGAAGGTGCTGCTGGGGAAGATGCTGCGCCGCTGGAGGAACCGGcagcaggaggaacagagccagcGGGAGGAGAAACTCgagcaggagaaggaggaggtccGGCGCCAGAAGAATGAGATGAAGAGGAGACTCATGGGAGAGCTGGCCAATGTGCCGCCCAGGAAGAGTGCCAGGCTGCTCACCCAGGCGCCCCGCTCAACCATCACACTTATCCCCCTGAAGTTCCGCGACCCTCCGGAGCGTCTGCCTCCGCCTAAAAAACCCTCCCTTCTATCCCTGAAGCCCCCCAGCAATGGCAGGACTCGTAAACTCAAAGTACGGAGGTACTACTCCTCCCATAAAGCGACCCGTCGTAGACTGGCCCCGGGGGTCACTGGGCTACGCAACCTTGGGAACACGTGCTACATGAACTCTATCTTACAGGTGCTGAGCCACCTGCAGAAATTCAGGGAGTGCTTCCTCACATTGGACATGTGTGAGAGTGAGGAGCTGCTGGCCAAGACAAACCAGGGTGTGGCTGGGACTGTGGTGGGGAGTGGTAGTGCAGCCACACCAGGCTGCCCTCTGGGACGTGGCATGGGGAAGGCAGCCAGTGGGGGTCTCCCTGCTGTCAGCAAGCAGAGCTCGCCCCCCTGCCTAAACGCAGCAGAGCTGGTCCAGCCCAAGGAGCCGCGATCCTCCACCCGCCAGCAGATGTCACTGTGCCACGAGCTGCACACACTGTTCAGGGTCATGTGGTCTGGCCGATGGTCGTTGGTGTCGCCCTTTGCCATGCTGCACTCTGTGTGGAACCTGATCCCAGCGTTCCGCGGCTACGACCAGCAGGATGCCCAGGAGTTCCTGTGTGAGCTGCTGGACAAGGTGCAGCAAGAGCTGGAGTCAGAGGGCAGCAAGCGCAGGATCGTCATCCCTATCACCCAGAGGAAGCTGTCCAAGCAGGTGCTCAAGGTCCTCAACACGATCTTTCACGGACAGCTACTCAGCCAG GTGACTTGTCTGTCCTGTAAGCACAAGTCGAACACGGTGGAGCCGTTCTGGGACCTGTCCCTGGAGTTCCCGGAGCGCTACCACAGCACGGAGAAGGGCTCGGCTGCGTCTCTGGCCAACCAGCGCAGCTGCTCCCTCACTGAGATGCTGGCCAAGTTCACTGAGACAGAGGCTCTGGAGGGCAGCATCTATGCTTGCAACCACTGCAACA GGAAAAGACGGAAGACGTCCCACAAGCCCCTGATTCTGTCAGAGGCATGTAAGCAGCTGCTGATCTACCGCCTACCTCAGGTTCTACGGCTGCACCTCAAACGCTTCAG ATGGTCAGGCCGGAACCACAGGGAGAAGATTGGCGTCCATGTGGCCTTTGACCAGGTTTTGAACATAGAGCCCTACTGCTGCACAGACTCGGGCCAGTCGGTTCACAGAGAGGGCTACACCTACGACCTGTCTGCTGTAGTCATGCACCACGGGAAAGGCTTTGGCTCAGGGCACTACACGGCATACTGCTACAACACCGAGGGAG gtttCTGGGTCCACTGTAATGACTCTGAGATGAACGTGtgcagtgtggaggaggtgtgcaACACTCAGGCCTACATTTTGTTCTATACCCAGAGGTCTGCCTag
- the med20 gene encoding mediator of RNA polymerase II transcription subunit 20, whose product MGVTCVCQVPLAEGKSVQQTIDILHKKLEQLGAVKQGNFTVDCETYHATGNASGQPTKLLYVMHNSETPLSCLALFEGGPCLTADGNFDVLMIKLKSHFQNAKGHKVESRGSRYRYCDFLIKVGAVTMSSSARGISVEVEYCPCVVPGDCWNLMKEFMQSFLGPSIPELPSVFATKPEGLYVPADCVDTMTQYLELFSKVRKQQVLPGTTR is encoded by the exons ATGGGGGTGACTTG TGTGTGTCAGGTGCCTTTGGCAGAGGGAAAGAGTGTGCAGCAGACAATAGACATTCTGCACAAGAAGTTGGAGCAGTTGGGCGCTGTGAAGCAGGGAAACTTTACTGTGGACTGTGAGACGTACCATGCCACAGGAAATGCCAGCG GCCAGCCCACCAAACTCCTGTATGTGATGCATAACTCAGAAACCCCCCTGAGCTGCTTAGCCCTGTTTGAAGGAGGTCCCTGCCTCACAGCAGATGGAAACTTTGACGTGCTCATGATTAAGCTGAAAAGCCACTTCCAGAACGCCAAGGGACACAAGGTAGAGAGCCGTGGTTCCCGCTACCGCTATTGTGATTTCCTGATAAAGGTTGGAGCAGTAACAATGAGCTCCAGCGCAAGGGGCATTTCAGTAGAG GTGGAGTACTGTCCCTGTGTGGTCCCTGGGGACTGCTGGAACCTGATGAAAGAGTTCATGCAAAGCTTTCTGGGCCCCAGCATTCCGGAGCTGCCCTCTGTGTTCGCCACCAAGCCTGAGGGCCTCTATGTGCCCGCGGACTGTGTTGACACCATGACCCAGTACCTGGAGTTGTTCAGCAAAGTGCGCAAACAGCAGGTGCTCCCAGGGACCACGCGTTGA
- the bysl gene encoding bystin, whose translation MPKVKKPKGGGGEKSGDGMVALADQILQGDMVRVHGRVKTRDQRGEDEDEYVDERLSRKILEQARIQQEELQTEYGLAPEVKKKQATFLGPDSQDADSDEEWPALGEAGAGEEEEANCGTEVVVDPEDEKAMQMFMNKNPPMRRTLADIIMEKITEKQTEVGTVMSEVSGRPMPQLDPRIIEVYKGVNKVLSRYRSGKLPKAFKIIPALSNWEQVLYLTEPETWTAAAMYQATRIFSSNLKERMAQRFYNLVLLPRIRDDIAEYKKLNFHLYMALKKALFKPGAWFKGILIPLCESGTCTLREAIIIGSILTKCSIPVLHSSAAMLKLAEMEYNGANSIFLRLLLDKKYALPFRVLDALVGHFLSFRSEKRVLPVLWHQSLLTLAQRYKADLASEQKAALLELLKVQTHPQISAEIRRELQNSESRDLETAMPVTMAMD comes from the exons ATGCCGAAAGTGAAGAAGCCCaaaggaggaggtggggagaaaAGTGGCGACGGAATGGTTGCGCTTGCTGACCAGATTCTTCAAGGGGATATGGTTCGAGTACATGGCCGAGTGAAGACCAGGGATCAACGGGGAGAAGATGAAGACGAGTACGTGGACGAACGCCTATCAAGGAAGATCCTGGAGCAGGCACGAATCCAACAAGAAGAACTACAGACAGAATATGGTTTGGCACCAGAGGTCAAGAAAAAGCAAGCCACTTTTTTAG GGCCAGATTCTCAGGATGCAGACTCTGATGAGGAGTGGCCGGCACTGGGTGAAGCCGGGGCCGGTGAGGAGGAAGAGGCAAACTGTGGGACAGAAGTGGTGGTGGACCCAGAGGATGAGAAAGCTATGCAGATGTTCATGAACAAGAATCCTCCCATGAG ACGAACTCTAGCAGACATCATCATGGAGAAGATcacagagaagcagacagaggTGGGGACAGTGATGTCTGAGGTGTCAGGAAGACCCATGCCCCAGCTGGACCCAAGGATCATTGAAGTGTACAAAGGTGTCAACAAG GTTCTGTCAAGATATCGTAGCGGCAAGCTGCCCAAAGCTTTCAAGATCATTCCAGCGCTGTCAAACTGGGAGCAGGTTCTGTACTTGACAGAGCCTGAGACCTGGACTGCTGCTGCTATGTACCAGGCAACAAG AATCTTCTCATCCAATCTGAAGGAGCGAATGGCCCAACGGTTCTACAACTTGGTGCTACTGCCAAGGATACGAGATGACATTGCAGAGTATAAAAAACTAAACTTCCACCTGTACATGGCCCTGAAGAAGGCTCTTTTCAAGCCAGGGGCATGGTTCAAAG GCATCCTCATCCCGCTCTGTGAATCTGGAACATGTACTCTGAGGGAGGCTATCATCATTGGCAGCATACTCACTAAGTGCTCAATCCCTGTACTGCACTCCAG CGCTGCCATGCTGAAACTGGCAGAGATGGAATACAATGGAGCCAACAGCATCTTCCTGCGACTCTTACTGGATAAAAAATACGCCCTGCCCTTCCGTGTCCTGGATGCCCTGGTCGGCCACTTCCTGTCCTTCCGCAGTGAGAAGCGTGTCCTTCCTGTGCTGTGGCACCAGAGTCTGCTTACCCTGGCACAGCGCTACAAGGCCGACTTGGCGTCCGAACAGAAGGCTGCTCTACTGGAGCTACTTAAGGTGCAGACACACCCACAGATTTCTGCAGAGATCCGTCGGGAGCTGCAGAACTCAGAGTCCCGTGATCTGGAAACCGCTATGCCTGTCACAATGGCCATGGACTGA